From a region of the Triticum aestivum cultivar Chinese Spring chromosome 7D, IWGSC CS RefSeq v2.1, whole genome shotgun sequence genome:
- the LOC123166579 gene encoding mediator of RNA polymerase II transcription subunit 17: MAAMGDDLRLDFDKLPIKRLEATDEAGNEHYPPDGSSEAQRLAAIRRVDFSWVVERDAKKAKKAAAEDAAHKAWPWQGLHESLQLAQQELTVVLDLISAVEANDTVAVAATISKPKPLPDEVLVDMAVSAATKLQRLRHLGQYFKQSAKTMEQQFQKEARFYGSLIRLQQNWKVKRQRGNAPGSNSFMFDVVDTSQLDTTAMSRLSSLPLVPIDQDSSGILSVHVPQKSCRFLSVQFLGDSASGAEGYASKAKGISSTTSSAAEDDASENDDVNKSVKQAHSIFRNIHKSIFEEQVFDMVIRETFVQTQGINVTGMREDFLQLAIGQESLLCLSLAISGQDSDSEMVGHEEHTNSEANLVLATTNGKQEPLKSGASGFLSPKSLEIYLLHMFHDNILKKVRDKYRNIVRYQSPAHTAEPAGDECGLLGHFCMTVAHKIFSNKVQLELESVVSRVPYLHLQSLPTWHSRTSSWSICLRVPQPILAADRLTKPSDNGEPKYKSSRTQFNTKIVLKDGQISLLGEGSPSIAGSLTRKLSDGYLINSYSCDLEDLPTMVLQQVASQVISWLHEEAQVLGTSVTRDFLGLYFDLDHGDTTLGLVAHVDPDDAYGCVSWYLTVDQPAEEDRKALAADDPWAEEKCRFLGYLSLEVLYSTLMDLINLCGTGAHPLR, translated from the exons ATGGCGGCCATGGGCGACGACCTGCGGCTGGACTTCGACAAGCTCCCCATCAAGCGCCTCGAGGCCACCGACGAGGCCGGCAACGAGCACTACCCGCC GGACGGCAGCAGCGAGGCACAGCGGCTGGCGGCGATCCGCCGCGTCGACTTCTCCTGGGTCGTCGAGCGGGacgccaagaaggccaagaaggcggcgGCCGAGGACGCCGCCCACAAGGCCTGGCCATGGCAGGGCCTCCACGAGAGCCTGCAGCTGGCGCAGCAGGAGCTCACCGTCGTCCTCGACCTCATCTCCGCG GTCGAGGCGAACGATACCGTGGCCGTGGCGGCGACCATCTCCAAGCCCAAGCCGCTGCCGGACGAAGTCCTCGTCGACATGGCCGTCTCCGCCGCCACCAAACTCCAGCGCCTTCGG CATCTGGGACAGTACTTCAAGCAATCGGCCAAAACGATGGAGCAGCAGTTCCAGAAGGAGGCTAGGTTCTACGGCTCATTGATCAG GTTGCAGCAGAACTGGAAAGTTAAGAGGCAGCGTGGGAATGCTCCAGGAAGCAACAGCTTCATGTTTGATGTAGTTGACACTTCTCAGTTGGACACGACAGCAATGTCCCGATTGTCATCATTGCCTTTGGTTCCAATCGATCAGGACTCGTCGGGTATTTTGTCTGTACATGTCCCACAAAAGTCGTGCCGTTTCTTGAGCGTTCAGTTTCTTGGGGACAGTGCCAGCGGCGCGGAAGGCTACGCTTCCAAAGCGAAAGGTATCTCAAGCACCACTTCTTCTGCAGCGGAAGATGATGCCTCGGAGAATGATGATGTCAATAAGTCTGTCAAACAAGCGCATTCCATTTTCCGCAATATCCACAAGTCAATATTTGAGGAGCAG GTATTTGATATGGTGATCCGTGAGACATTTGTCCAAACTCAAGGCATCAACGTAACTGGAATGCGTGAGGATTTTCTCCAATTAGCCATTGGCCAGGAGAGTTTGTTGTGCCTTTCACTTGCGATTTCTGGACAGGATAGTGACTCAGAAATGGTGGGCCATGAAGAGCACACTAATTCAGAGGCGAATCTTGTGTTAGCCACCACCAATGGGAAGCAGGAGCCTTTAAAAAGTGGCGCCTCAGGGTTTCTTAGCCCGAAAAGTCTGGAGATTTACCTGCTACATATGTTCCATGACAACATTCTTAAGAAAGTCAGAGACAAATATCGTAATATTGTTCGCTACCAGAGTCCTGCTCACACTGCAGAGCCTGCAGGTGATGAGTGTGGCTTGCTAGGCCATTTCTGCATGACAGTTGctcataaaatattttcaaataaagtGCAGCTGGAGCTGGAGAGTGTG GTTAGCAGGGTTCCGTATCTCCATCTGCAGTCCCTTCCTACATGGCATTCTCGAACTTCTTCCTGGTCTATCTGCCTAAGAGTCCCGCAGCCTATTTTGGCTGCTGACCGACTCACGAAGCCTTCGGACAATGGTGAGCCTAAATACAAATCTTCCAGGACACAGTTCAACACGAAGATTGTCTTGAAGGATGGCCAGATAAGTTTGTTGGGCGAAGGTTCTCCGAGCATTGCTGGATCGTTGACCAGGAAGCTCTCGGATGGGTATCTGATAAACAGTTACAGCTGTGACTTGGAGGACCTCCCAACGATGGTTCTGCAGCAG GTGGCGAGCCAGGTGATAAGCTGGCTCCACGAGGAGGCGCAGGTCCTGGGGACGAGTGTGACGAGGGACTTTTTAGGTCTCTACTTTGACCTGGACCACGGCGACACGACGCTGGGCCTGGTGGCGCACGTCGACCCAGACGATGCTTATGGGTGCGTGTCGTGGTACCTGACGGTGGACCAACCGGCGGAGGAGGACAGGAAGGCGCTGGCGGCGGACGACCCCTGGGCGGAGGAGAAGTGCAGGTTCCTGGGGTACCTGTCCCTGGAGGTGCTCTACTCCACCCTCATGGACCTCATCAACCTGTGTGGCACCGGCGCCCACCCGCTGAGATGA
- the LOC123167490 gene encoding L-ascorbate oxidase homolog → MPSPAALCVFLLLALLLAAARAEDPYRFYTWNVTFGDVYPLGVKQQGILINGQFPGPQIDAVTNDNIVINVFNNLPAPFLLSWQGIQQRRSSWQDGVYGTNCPIPPGGNFTYNMQFKDQIGSYYYFPSLAFHKAAGGYGGIRVLSRPRIPVPFDPPAGDFTILAGDWFKLNHTDLKGILDSGNDLPFPDGLLINGHGSNGNRFTVDQGKTYRFRVSNVGISTSVNIRIQGHSLLLVEVEGSHTMQNTYSSLDVHLGQSYSFLVTTNQPPQDYTIVVSTRFTNPVLTNTAMLHYSNSNGVPAALPPPPGPTIEIDWSLNQARSIRWNLTASGPRPNPQGSYHYGQVNTTRTMRLANSRVSINGKLRYAVNSVSFVPADTPLKVADFYNIQGVFTPGSMPDAPSGGPAYLQTAVMASNMRDYVEVVFENAEGSVQSWHIDGYAFWVVGMDGGQWTPASRQNYNLRDAIARYTLQVYPGAWTAIYMPLDNVGMWNVRSESWGRQYLGQQFYLRVYSPANSWRDENPIPKNALLCGRASGRRTRPL, encoded by the exons AtgccgtcgcccgccgccctctgcgtcttcctcctcctcgccctcctcctcgcggcGGCCAGGGCCGAGGACCCCTACCGCTTCTACACCTGGAACGTCACCTTCGGCGACGTCTACCCGCTCGGCGTCAAGCAGCAG GGGATCCTGATCAACGGGCAGTTCCCGGGGCCGCAGATCGACGCCGTCACCAACGACAACATCGtcatcaacgtcttcaacaacctgcccgcccccttcctcctctcctg GCAGGGGATTCAGCAGAGGAGGAGCTCATGGCAAGACGGCGTGTACGGCACAAACTGCCCGATTCCTCCGGGGGGCAATTTCACCTACAACATGCAGTTCAAGGACCAGATCGGGAGCTACTACTACTTCCCTTCTCTCGCGTTCCATAAGGCGGCGGGCGGGTACGGCGGCATCAGGGTCCTTAGCCGCCCGAGGATCCCGGTCCCGTTCGATCCCCCTGCCGGTGATTTCACCATATTGGCTGGTGACTGGTTCAAGCTCAACCACACT GATTTGAAAGGCATTTTGGACAGTGGTAACGACCTTCCCTTCCCTGATGGGCTCCTTATCAATGGCCATGGCTCGAATGGCAACAGGTTCACAGTAGACCAAG GGAAAACATATCGTTTTCGGGTGTCAAACGTCGGCATCTCAACCTCGGTTAACATAAGGATCCAGGGCCATTCCTTGCTCCTGGTGGAGGTGGAGGGATCGCACACCATGCAGAACACCTACTCCTCGCTCGATGTTCACCTCGGCCAGTCCTACTCATTCCTCGTGACGACCAACCAGCCACCCCAGGACTACACCATCGTCGTCTCGACGCGCTTCACCAATCCGGTGCTCACCAACACCGCCATGCTCCATTACAGCAACTCGAATGGCGTCCCTGCGGCGTTGCCGCCTCCCCCGGGGCCGACGATCGAGATCGACTGGTCTCTGAATCAGGCAAGATCAATCCG GTGGAACCTGACGGCGAGCGGACCGAGGCCGAACCCTCAGGGCTCGTACCACTACGGCCAAGTGAACACTACGAGGACGATGAGGCTCGCCAACTCGCGGGTCAGCATCAACGGCAAGCTGAGGTACGCGGTGAACAGCGTGTCCTTTGTGCCGGCTGACACCCCGCTCAAGGTGGCCGACTTCTACAACATCCAGGGGGTGTTCACGCCGGGGAGCATGCCCGACGCCCCGTCCGGCGGCCCCGCGTACCTCCAGACGGCCGTCATGGCGTCCAACATGCGGGACTACGTCGAGGTCGTCTTCGAGAACGCTGAGGGCTCCGTGCAGTCCTGGCACATCGACGGCTACGCCTTCTGGGTCGTCGG GATGGACGGAGGGCAGTGGACGCCGGCGAGCCGTCAGAACTACAACCTGAGAGACGCGATCGCTCGGTACACATTGCAG GTGTATCCTGGTGCGTGGACGGCGATCTACATGCCGCTGGACAACGTGGGGATGTGGAACGTGAGGTCGGAGAGCTGGGGCAGGCAGTACCTGGGCCAGCAGTTCTACCTGCGGGTCTACTCGCCGGCCAACTCGTGGCGGGACGAGAACCCCATCCCCAAGAACGCGCTCCTCTGCGGCCGCGCCTCCGGCCGCCGGACCAGGCCGCTCTGA